In Rhizoctonia solani chromosome 6, complete sequence, the sequence GAGAAACGAGCTCAGCCTTGAATTTGGTTCACTCAGTTTTGTAGGCGACAAGAGCGCGGTTATTAGTGATCCGTCGCGCTCGATGTTTCTAGATTTGATTTGTAAGGCTGCAAAACCTTCTGGGCCGCAGATTGGATATCTTAATAAGaggtgggtgtatgcgagCGCCAGtcgtaaaaaaaaaataagtGTACCAAGACTTGAGCTAGGCATCATAATGCTGGTGTGTTATGACCGCAGTCAATGAAGCAGTTCTCCAAGAGCAATGCATTACGTGGAAACGGCAGAGCTGCTGGGACTCTGGAACCAATCGGGGGATCAGCAGGCTCTCTGGGGTCCAGTCACGGGCGTCACGCGCGGGTGATGACGAGAAGGGCCTTTTTTGACCGTGCTCAGTCAGAGCTGAGAGCTTTAAATAATTCAGATGTCCAGCCGAGATAGCCTCACATCATGGACAGGAACACATCCCCCTCCGGTTCTTCCATTGGCCCAGACAGGTCTCATCCCCCGAGCATTTACTCGGACCCATCCAAGCGACATGTAATAAATCGAGCATGCGACATTTGTAGGAGGCGAAAGGTGCGAGCTTTAGATACAAAATGTTTCGAATTAGAAGTTTGATGAAAAGGTTAGGTTCGGTGCGATGGTGCTCAAGCAGCGGATGGTCGGTCGTGTGCATACTGTATCAAGCATAATATCGAATGCACTTATAACCAGATGGCCCCGGTTCGTCGAGGACCTTCAAAGGCGTATGTGAAACAAGCAACGGTAAACCACTGTCCCTGACACTACTTTTGTGCAGATATGTAACCCATCTGGAGACTAAGATTGAAAAATTGAAGGAAATGCTTGAACAAGTGAGTGCTCAATTCAGCAACAAGACATGGGGTCTGAGCCTATTCATTAGGCATGTCCCACTTTGGACATCGACGCCGAGCTCGATGCAGAGATAGCCAACGCTCGCAGCCGGCGTACATCTTCCCAGAGCATAAAGAATTCGCCTGCTCTTCCTCCTTCACCCCCGTCCTCGATCACCAACTTGCATGTCGATAATGTATCTGGCAAATCAGCACACCTTTTCCGCGAACCAGGCTCCGCCGGCTCAGTCCCACGAAGCCCCATTGTAACACTGGTCAATTCCCCTCCCATATCGCACCAAAGTCCGAATAGCCAACAATCCCCAGAGGATAACGGCTCAGACGACTTTGACCATGCGAATGATGTATTTGCTCGGTACCATGGGGAGAGCTCTGAAGTAGTGTTCACTCTCGCTGCCAGTGAGCTCAAGCCCACCGGAAACCCACGCATGTTCAAGATTGACCACTCTGGGATCGCATGTCCTGGTGCTATTCCCAAACGCCGGCCCCAATTCTGGGCAACAAACAAGGTAGGCCTTCACGTCTTCTTCATTAAAACATTCTTACCAAAATGTAATACAGTGGGAGCAAGCTGGCGCAGAATACTTTGATTGTAAGTCGAGGCTCACGTTATCTAAATGATATTTGTAATATTCTTTCAGGGAAAGAGATTCTTCATCTTCCACCTCCGGATCTGTTCGAATCTCTCGTCGATCTATTCTTCACCCACGTTTCGCCGCAAATACCTATCATCCATGAACCTACCCTTCGAGTGCAAATATCTCCGGATTACACACCCGTGATTATTCATTTGCGCGCCTAATGCTTGCTATCTGTGCACTCGGGGCTCGCTGGAGCAAGGACCCCAGGGTACTCCACGAAAGCGAGCGTGAAGCGGTTGAGGCTGGAAAAGCGGATGCGACTCGCCTGTCCGCGGGAGTCAAATACTTTAATCAAATACGCCTCTTGCGCAGGTCAATGCCAAAGCCTGCAGTCTTATTTGATATCCAAACTTATGTGGTGAGTATTTGGCCACCAAAGCCGGGAAATGAAACCCTATCCTGACACACCCGCAGTTTTGCGCCATTCTTGTCCATTCGTCATTTGAACCTCATAATGCATGGATAATCATTGGACTTGGGTTACGTTCCGCACAGGATGTCGGCATGCATCGGAAGCGTGTTCCGCCTCCTGGAGAGACATTGAGCGTGGAGGATGAAATGAAGAAGAGGTCATTTTGGTGAGTTGAGGAGTGGGGTTGAGCAGCATTATCCCTAACCCCGTTTCATAGGGCACTATTGTTTTTAGACCGCTCAATGGGGTTGCAGATGGGACGACCGTCGGCTATCCAGGACGTTGAGTGCGTGTTGACAAATAAATATCAACTTTGATACATGCTGACTGCTCACCCCAGTTTGGATCTCGACCCAGTAGTCGACTTTCCTGAATCAAGCTGGCCCGCGGATTCCAAAGCGAATCCTGCTGGATTAAGTTCCGCAGCATACATGAATGCATTGGTTCGCCTTGCTCAGATTGCAGGGTTTGCGCTCCAGACTATAGTACGCTATATTTGTGTTGGTTTATTGCCTTGATATTGAACTAATCGCGCTCATCACAGTTTGCCCTGAATAAGTCCAAGATACGACTAGGCTTCGGGTCTGCCGAGTGGGAAGCCCACTTGGTAATGCAGATAGATTCGGACTTGAATGCTTGGCTTGAAAACATTCCCCCTGAGCGTGCGTTGTTATTGCTATTATAATAGAAGTCTTACTGATTTCTTTTCCAGTTCGATGGAATCCCACTCAACCGAACACAACGTTGCTTTCCCAATCTGCTATGCTCTATGCTGGGTTCTACAACCTGCAAATATGTGTGCACCGCCCGTTTATTATCTCTCGCTCGGGTCAGACTTCGTCTTTGTACCAACCCTCGGTGGCAATAGTGACCAGCGCATCCCGAATGGTCAGCCAAATCCTAGATGGCGTGAGACGAAGAGGAATTATGCCCGGTACTTCGTTGATTTCATCCGCATTTAGTGCAGGGTAAGTGGATTGTTATCATTTCGCCCCGCACGCTTCCATCACTGTGGGGGAGCTCGCGCTGTTGCCCGGTGCCAACGTTGATCCCCCACTTGAACGATCGGGGTGTAGTGGGGTATAATACCCCGAGGATCAGACTGACATGGTCTCGGTTGAGTAGGGTATGCTTGTTGATCTCCATTTGGGGTAGCAAGAAACTTGGGACGGCCGAGGTCGAGGGGCAACGTGAACTGCATTCTTGCATGAAGTTCTTGAGATATGCCGAGCAGTATGTTTTGCTcgccgggcgcttgtggTAAGTCTCTTGCTCGCTCAGTTGAGGTTTAGTTCGATCCAGATTGCTAATTATGGGTTGTAGGGATATCCTAGCGGACATGTCCACGCAAGGCCAGCTTCCCTTGCCCCCAACAGTAAGTTCCGTATAGCAAATGATAAATCGGGCCGATTTATTCACATGTTATCTATCAGGACACACTCCCCACGCCTCCTCAATCAGACTTGCTGGTCGACCATGCAAGCTTGCCCCAGGCGCAGGCCGCGTTCCGAGATAGCCTTTGGGATACGATGGGTGCAGACGCAATGCAGTTCAACTCGTTCCCGTTCCTGGCTTCGGATAACAATTCTGTGATGGACACATCTATGGATACCATGCTCGCTGCCGAGACATTTATGACTGGAGATATGGTTGATATGTGGTCTACTGCGCCACAAACATTCGAGTGAGCTTTGATTACCCTTTACTGGAAATATGTGGAAGCTGACATCTATTTTGTACCTAGGTGGAATGAATGGGACAATATGATGTCAAGTGTCTCTGCATTGGGCAGTGCAAACGATCTCAACGTGCTTTCGATAAATGAGCAACGATAATTATGTAGTACCATGCTTTTTTCTTGGTTTATGACCCCACAACTTCGGAGCCTTTATTCGTTCATGTTGCATATATTTATTATGCATATCCCTTTTTTTGGTTTGTTACTGTTGCTTGTGTCCGTTAAGGCTTTTATCGTATCACA encodes:
- a CDS encoding Fungal specific transcription factor domain, with the protein product MAPVRRGPSKAYVTHLETKIEKLKEMLEQACPTLDIDAELDAEIANARSRRTSSQSIKNSPALPPSPPSSITNLHVDNVSGKSAHLFREPGSAGSVPRSPIVTLVNSPPISHQSPNSQQSPEDNGSDDFDHANDVFARYHGESSEVVFTLAASELKPTGNPRMFKIDHSGIACPGAIPKRRPQFWATNKWEQAGAEYFDWKEILHLPPPDLFESLVDLFFTHVSPQIPIIHEPTLRVQISPDYTPDPRVLHESEREAVEAGKADATRLSAGVKYFNQIRLLRRSMPKPAVLFDIQTYVFCAILVHSSFEPHNAWIIIGLGLRSAQDVGMHRKRVPPPGETLSVEDEMKKRSFWALLFLDRSMGLQMGRPSAIQDVDLDLDPVVDFPESSWPADSKANPAGLSSAAYMNALVRLAQIAGFALQTIFALNKSKIRLGFGSAEWEAHLVMQIDSDLNAWLENIPPELRWNPTQPNTTLLSQSAMLYAGFYNLQICVHRPFIISRSGQTSSLYQPSVAIVTSASRMVSQILDGVRRRGIMPGTSLISSAFSAGKKLGTAEVEGQRELHSCMKFLRYAEQYVLLAGRLWDILADMSTQGQLPLPPTDTLPTPPQSDLLVDHASLPQAQAAFRDSLWDTMGADAMQFNSFPFLASDNNSVMDTSMDTMLAAETFMTGDMVDMWSTAPQTFEWNEWDNMMSSVSALGSANDLNVLSINEQR